A DNA window from Flammeovirga agarivorans contains the following coding sequences:
- a CDS encoding sodium ion-translocating decarboxylase subunit beta yields the protein MKRVFIVFGSIAAILVAWATATAGVVSTESIGEITKEVVLNSSNGFGHMALEGLSNFMSMTGFANVTIPNLIMISVGLFFIFLAIKFDYEPLLLIPIGVGVIIGNIPFVAGNQIGIYEEGSVLNYLYFGVQKGIYPPLIFLGIGAMTDFTSLIANPKLMLLGAAAQVGVFLTFIGAITLGFDLNEAASIGIIGGADGPTAIFLSSKEAPHLLGAIAIAAYSYMALVPVIQPPLMRLMTTSAERKIRMKPPRTVTKTEKILFPIIGLILTTFISPSALPLLGMLFFGNLLKESGHTERLANTARTSMVDIVTILLGVTVGASTQASEFITVNSMKIFVLGAVSFAIATVSGLAFAKIMNVFLKGDNKINPLIGAAGVSAVPDSARVVQQEGLKADPSNHLLMHAMAPNVSGVIGSAVAAGILMSFLSYFSNM from the coding sequence ATGAAACGAGTATTTATAGTATTTGGATCAATTGCAGCAATTCTAGTAGCTTGGGCTACAGCAACAGCTGGAGTTGTATCTACTGAATCGATAGGAGAAATTACCAAAGAAGTGGTATTAAATTCTTCGAATGGGTTTGGTCATATGGCCTTAGAAGGCTTGTCAAACTTTATGTCTATGACAGGTTTTGCTAATGTGACAATCCCTAACCTAATCATGATTTCTGTCGGGTTATTCTTTATTTTCCTGGCAATTAAATTTGATTATGAACCGTTACTGCTTATCCCAATTGGTGTTGGTGTCATCATTGGTAACATTCCATTTGTTGCAGGAAACCAGATTGGTATCTATGAGGAAGGCTCAGTATTAAACTACCTGTATTTTGGTGTTCAAAAAGGTATTTATCCTCCTTTAATTTTCTTAGGAATAGGAGCAATGACTGATTTTACATCACTAATTGCCAATCCTAAATTAATGTTGTTAGGTGCTGCTGCTCAAGTAGGTGTGTTCCTTACTTTCATTGGAGCGATCACTTTAGGTTTTGATTTAAACGAAGCAGCTTCTATCGGTATTATTGGTGGTGCTGATGGTCCAACAGCGATCTTCTTATCTTCTAAAGAAGCTCCACATCTATTAGGAGCAATCGCTATTGCAGCATATTCTTACATGGCTTTGGTTCCAGTAATTCAACCTCCATTAATGAGATTGATGACAACTTCTGCGGAACGTAAAATCCGTATGAAACCTCCAAGAACAGTGACAAAAACGGAGAAGATTTTATTCCCGATTATTGGATTGATCTTGACGACATTCATTTCACCAAGTGCATTACCACTTTTAGGAATGTTATTCTTCGGTAACCTACTAAAGGAATCTGGACATACAGAACGCTTGGCGAATACTGCAAGAACATCTATGGTAGATATTGTAACGATCTTATTAGGTGTAACCGTTGGAGCATCGACACAAGCCAGTGAATTTATCACTGTGAATAGTATGAAAATCTTCGTTTTAGGTGCTGTATCTTTTGCAATTGCTACAGTATCAGGTTTGGCCTTTGCCAAAATCATGAACGTTTTCTTGAAAGGAGATAATAAAATCAACCCACTAATTGGTGCGGCAGGTGTATCTGCAGTGCCAGATTCAGCAAGAGTTGTACAACAAGAAGGTTTAAAAGCAGATCCATCAAATCACTTACTCATGCATGCTATGGCACCAAACGTATCTGGTGTTATTGGTTCAGCAGTTGCAGCAGGTATCTTGATGAGCTTCCTTTCTTACTTCTCCAACATGTAA
- a CDS encoding OadG family protein, with protein MEYTPLEIELSEGLVVSLVGVALVFLTLAALFIVFSYVLPFILRLIEAKPKVKDPEEKRLQKEREKIATGEVNAAIAAALYKYLGEEDHDEENTILTIQKVKKAYSPWSSKIYAVHGSQLNR; from the coding sequence ATGGAATACACACCATTAGAAATCGAATTGTCAGAAGGGTTAGTTGTTTCTTTAGTCGGAGTCGCATTAGTGTTCTTAACATTAGCCGCCCTTTTTATCGTCTTTAGTTACGTATTACCTTTTATTCTGAGGTTAATTGAAGCGAAGCCTAAAGTAAAAGATCCCGAAGAGAAAAGACTCCAAAAGGAGAGGGAAAAAATTGCTACAGGTGAGGTAAATGCTGCTATTGCAGCGGCACTTTATAAGTACCTAGGAGAAGAAGATCATGATGAAGAAAATACGATACTTACTATCCAAAAAGTAAAGAAAGCGTATTCTCCTTGGAGTTCGAAAATTTATGCCGTTCATGGCAGTCAGCTTAATCGATAA
- a CDS encoding biotin/lipoyl-containing protein: protein MKKYKFKVNGNNYAVHITNVEGQAIELEVNGTPYTVQMEKEVKSSKTPQLVRSSAPRTAAPKAITRSAKKSNIVAPLPGTVVSLNVKEGDTVKQGDLLMTMEAMKMENNVLSETDGTIGVIKVQEGQSVLQGEVLVEMA, encoded by the coding sequence ATGAAAAAATATAAATTTAAAGTGAACGGTAATAACTATGCCGTTCATATTACTAACGTTGAAGGTCAAGCCATTGAATTAGAAGTAAATGGTACACCGTATACTGTTCAAATGGAGAAAGAAGTGAAGTCATCTAAGACTCCTCAATTGGTGAGATCTTCTGCTCCAAGAACAGCTGCACCAAAAGCAATTACCAGATCAGCAAAGAAGTCGAATATCGTTGCCCCATTACCAGGAACTGTTGTGTCTTTGAATGTCAAAGAGGGAGATACTGTAAAACAAGGAGATTTATTGATGACAATGGAAGCCATGAAAATGGAAAACAATGTATTGTCAGAAACAGATGGAACTATCGGTGTAATCAAAGTACAAGAAGGTCAGTCAGTATTGCAGGGTGAAGTTCTTGTAGAAATGGCCTAA
- a CDS encoding acetyl-CoA hydrolase/transferase family protein translates to MTKQFVSAAEAVKLIKSGDRVCVQGGAGTPQALVMAMTARASELRDVEVCHIHTEGYADYAKEEYAESFKSNNFFIGGNVRKEIWSGNASYVPVFLSDIPNLFRRDILPLDVVLVNVSTPDKHGYVSLGVSVDIMVAAVEKGKTIIAQVNKQMPRCMGDGILHIDSFDAIVEVDEPIYEMKFGEPTEIERQIGAHVASLVEDGATLQMGIGGIPNAVLTYLHNHKNLGVHTEMFSEGLIDLCEKGIVNGSNKKILPHKIVSGFAMGTKKLYDFMDDNPEVEMMDIAFVNDTAVIRQNPKVTAINSAIEVDLTGQICADSIGTRMYSGVGGQMDFMRGAALSEGGKPITALPSVTAKGHSKISAILQPGAGVVTTRAHARFVVTEHGIADLFGKNLAQRAKALIAIAHPDHREDLDRQARERFGRSYQSFSAVVPELV, encoded by the coding sequence ATGACAAAACAATTTGTATCAGCAGCGGAAGCAGTAAAACTAATTAAATCAGGTGATAGAGTATGCGTTCAAGGTGGAGCTGGGACTCCTCAAGCATTAGTAATGGCCATGACAGCGAGAGCATCCGAACTTCGTGATGTTGAAGTTTGTCATATCCATACTGAAGGTTACGCTGATTATGCTAAAGAAGAATATGCAGAAAGTTTTAAATCGAATAACTTCTTTATTGGAGGTAATGTTCGTAAAGAAATTTGGTCTGGAAATGCTTCTTACGTACCAGTTTTCCTTTCAGATATCCCTAATTTATTTAGAAGAGACATTTTACCATTAGATGTAGTTCTAGTAAATGTTTCTACACCAGATAAACATGGTTATGTTTCTTTAGGTGTATCTGTAGATATTATGGTAGCAGCTGTTGAAAAGGGCAAAACTATTATTGCTCAAGTCAACAAACAAATGCCTCGTTGTATGGGCGATGGTATTCTACATATCGATAGCTTCGATGCTATTGTAGAAGTAGATGAGCCAATTTATGAAATGAAATTTGGTGAGCCAACTGAAATCGAAAGACAGATTGGTGCACATGTAGCTTCACTTGTTGAAGATGGTGCTACACTACAAATGGGTATAGGTGGTATTCCAAATGCAGTACTAACCTACTTACATAATCACAAAAACCTTGGAGTACATACAGAGATGTTCTCTGAAGGATTAATTGACTTATGTGAAAAAGGTATTGTAAATGGATCAAACAAAAAGATCTTACCTCACAAAATTGTATCAGGTTTTGCAATGGGTACTAAAAAGTTATATGACTTTATGGATGATAACCCAGAGGTTGAAATGATGGATATCGCATTTGTAAATGATACAGCTGTGATACGTCAAAATCCTAAAGTAACAGCAATTAACTCTGCAATTGAGGTAGATCTAACAGGACAAATCTGTGCGGATTCAATTGGTACTAGAATGTATTCAGGAGTTGGTGGTCAGATGGACTTTATGAGAGGTGCAGCCTTATCTGAAGGAGGTAAGCCAATTACTGCTTTACCTTCTGTGACAGCAAAAGGACACTCTAAAATTTCAGCAATCTTACAGCCGGGGGCTGGTGTAGTGACAACAAGAGCTCATGCTCGCTTTGTAGTTACTGAACATGGTATTGCTGATCTATTTGGTAAAAACTTAGCACAAAGAGCAAAAGCATTAATCGCAATTGCTCATCCAGATCATAGAGAAGACCTGGATCGTCAAGCTAGAGAACGTTTTGGTAGAAGTTACCAATCTTTTTCAGCTGTAGTACCGGAATTGGTTTAG
- a CDS encoding acyl-CoA carboxylase subunit beta, which produces MGTNKDKIKELVEKRTQARLGGGEKRIEKQHDQGKLTARERIDLLLDEGSFEEYDMFVTHRTKSFGLDKQQYLSDGVVTGHGTIDGRVVYVFAQDFTVFGGSLSETFAQKICKVMDQAMKVGAPVIGLNDSGGARIQEGVRSLAGYAEIFQRNIMASGVVPQISAILGPCAGGAVYSPALTDFILMTDQTSYMFVTGPKVVKSVTGEVITTEDLGGANMHASKSGVAHMMTENDEETLMLIRKLISYLPSNNLEDPPIIPCKDPHDRIEDALNEIIPDDPNKPYDMHDVIHHIADNNEFLETHRAYAKNIITGFARFNGRPVGIVANNPSFLAGVLDIEASKKSARFVRFCDAFNIPIVTLVDVPGFLPGSGQEYGGIILHGAKLLFAYGEATVPKITITLRKSYGGAHDVMSSKQLRGDLNYAWPTAEIAVMGAKGAVEVLEGRKIRKIDDESEREKFIHEKEDEYIEKFANPYQAAKYGFIDDVIEPRNTRFRICRGLEVLATKKEVNPAKKHSNIPL; this is translated from the coding sequence ATGGGTACTAACAAAGACAAGATCAAAGAACTTGTAGAGAAACGCACACAAGCCAGATTAGGTGGTGGTGAAAAGCGTATTGAGAAACAACATGATCAAGGTAAATTAACCGCAAGAGAAAGGATAGATTTATTACTTGATGAAGGTAGTTTTGAGGAGTATGATATGTTCGTTACACACCGTACAAAAAGCTTCGGTTTGGATAAACAACAATACTTATCAGATGGTGTAGTTACTGGTCATGGTACAATCGATGGCCGTGTTGTTTATGTATTTGCTCAAGATTTTACTGTATTTGGAGGTTCACTTTCTGAAACATTTGCTCAGAAGATCTGTAAAGTTATGGATCAGGCAATGAAAGTAGGTGCTCCTGTAATTGGTTTAAATGACTCGGGTGGTGCTCGTATTCAAGAAGGTGTAAGATCATTGGCAGGTTATGCTGAGATTTTCCAACGTAACATTATGGCTTCGGGTGTTGTTCCTCAAATTTCTGCAATCTTAGGTCCTTGTGCTGGTGGTGCCGTTTATTCTCCTGCTTTGACAGACTTTATTTTAATGACAGATCAAACATCATATATGTTTGTTACTGGTCCTAAGGTGGTTAAGTCTGTAACAGGTGAGGTGATTACTACAGAAGATCTTGGTGGTGCAAATATGCATGCCTCTAAGTCTGGTGTAGCTCATATGATGACTGAAAACGATGAAGAGACTTTAATGTTAATTCGCAAGTTAATCAGTTACCTACCATCAAATAACCTTGAAGATCCTCCAATTATTCCTTGTAAAGATCCTCATGATAGAATTGAAGATGCTCTAAATGAGATCATTCCTGACGATCCAAATAAACCATACGATATGCATGACGTTATCCACCATATTGCGGATAACAATGAGTTCTTAGAAACTCACAGAGCATATGCTAAAAATATAATCACAGGTTTTGCTAGATTCAATGGTCGCCCAGTAGGTATTGTAGCCAATAACCCAAGTTTCTTGGCAGGTGTACTTGATATTGAGGCTTCTAAAAAATCAGCAAGATTTGTTCGCTTCTGTGATGCATTTAATATTCCTATCGTAACATTAGTAGATGTTCCTGGATTCTTACCTGGTTCAGGTCAAGAGTATGGTGGTATCATCTTACATGGTGCGAAACTATTATTTGCATATGGCGAAGCTACTGTTCCAAAAATCACTATTACATTAAGAAAGTCATACGGTGGTGCTCATGATGTTATGAGTAGCAAGCAATTAAGAGGTGATCTTAACTATGCTTGGCCAACTGCTGAAATTGCAGTAATGGGTGCAAAAGGTGCTGTAGAGGTACTTGAAGGTCGTAAAATTAGAAAGATCGACGACGAGTCTGAAAGAGAGAAGTTTATCCATGAAAAAGAGGATGAATATATCGAGAAATTCGCAAATCCATATCAAGCAGCTAAATACGGTTTTATTGATGATGTAATTGAACCACGTAATACTCGTTTCAGAATCTGTAGAGGTTTAGAAGTATTAGCGACGAAGAAAGAGGTGAATCCAGCGAAGAAACACTCTAATATTCCACTATAA